A window from Aerococcus sp. Group 1 encodes these proteins:
- a CDS encoding cobalamin-independent methionine synthase II family protein, protein MTNKILTTHVGSLPRTEALLEANKRRTAGTIAEDEFNQIIAESVDQVVKKQKEIGIDQVNDGEYGHVTSGAVDYGAWWNYSFYRLGGLEMTDEDRWAKSEAIRSTPGNIKLTNFPDRRDRQKFRAAYEDPDSGVLGRRNKVANPVFAEKVTYIGQDQVNRDVKFLTEALEKYDIKQGFMAAISPGAAARLEDRYYHDEDALLNDVADALHEEYKAITDAGLIVQLDAPDLAEAWDQINPEPSLKDFQAWLQKRVDAANRALEGIDPSLVRLHICWGSWHGPHTTDIPFEDIVDQCLQIKAGSFSFEASSPRHGHEWRVWEKADRLKAGQKIVPGFVSHSTNAVEHPQLIADRIERFAKLVGPENVIASTDCGLGGRLHEQIAWAKLEALVEGAAIASKHLFG, encoded by the coding sequence ATGACTAATAAAATTTTGACCACACATGTAGGTTCCTTACCACGGACAGAGGCCTTGTTGGAGGCTAATAAACGCCGTACTGCGGGTACGATTGCTGAAGACGAATTTAACCAAATTATTGCTGAATCGGTTGACCAAGTGGTGAAAAAGCAAAAAGAAATTGGCATTGACCAAGTGAATGACGGGGAGTACGGCCATGTGACTTCAGGGGCAGTTGACTATGGTGCCTGGTGGAACTACTCCTTCTACCGCTTAGGTGGACTAGAGATGACGGATGAAGACCGCTGGGCAAAGAGTGAAGCCATTCGTTCCACTCCAGGGAATATTAAATTGACCAACTTTCCTGATCGTCGTGACCGACAAAAATTTAGAGCAGCCTATGAAGATCCTGATTCCGGGGTTTTAGGCAGACGTAATAAGGTAGCCAATCCAGTTTTTGCTGAAAAGGTAACCTATATCGGTCAAGACCAAGTTAACCGCGATGTGAAGTTCCTAACTGAAGCCCTTGAAAAATATGATATCAAGCAAGGCTTTATGGCGGCGATTTCTCCGGGAGCAGCGGCGCGTTTGGAGGACCGTTATTACCATGATGAAGATGCCCTCTTAAATGATGTTGCCGATGCCCTACACGAAGAGTATAAAGCCATCACTGATGCTGGTTTAATTGTCCAATTAGATGCCCCAGACTTAGCCGAAGCTTGGGATCAAATTAATCCTGAACCGAGTCTCAAGGACTTCCAAGCCTGGCTGCAAAAACGTGTCGATGCCGCTAACCGCGCCTTAGAGGGCATTGATCCTAGCTTGGTCCGCTTACATATCTGCTGGGGGTCTTGGCATGGACCGCATACCACCGATATTCCTTTCGAAGATATTGTGGACCAATGCTTACAAATCAAGGCGGGATCTTTCTCCTTTGAGGCCTCAAGTCCTCGTCATGGTCATGAATGGCGCGTCTGGGAAAAAGCAGACCGCTTGAAAGCCGGGCAAAAGATTGTCCCAGGATTTGTTTCTCATTCCACCAATGCGGTTGAACACCCTCAACTTATTGCAGACCGGATTGAACGTTTTGCCAAATTAGTCGGTCCAGAAAACGTGATTGCTTCAACCGACTGTGGTCTAGGGGGTCGCTTGCATGAGCAAATTGCTTGGGCAAAATTGGAAGCCTTAGTTGAAGGCGCAGCGATCGCTTCTAAGCATCTCTTTGGCTAA
- a CDS encoding dicarboxylate/amino acid:cation symporter, giving the protein MVDVFALITILLLFFVLRWQASQGKSFTVRVLTATFLGIGAGLVFAGHTAYVGAIGTIYAHLLKAIVVPVLFFSIISTVSSLGNLKTLTTIGAKTIGVLSLHNVLASVTTIVVALTLGVGRNAHIDLPSNVEVKEVPTLTQAVINFFPQNIIEDAANNRVIPIIVFSLFVGIAILTYQNKAEIKAFTDFIDAGHQVIFKVAALITRFTPYAVLALLTDKVGGLNLASLGSLLLALTTLYLVTLFHSSVTTGAIIGLLGRLNPWIYLKRFFSVWMIAFSTQSSVGSVPANVSAQKEMGVPEHIASFTSSIGTTFGMPGCAAAWPVLLAIFTINALGLDFGLLDYLYMVVVALLVSAGTVGVPGTATITATAMFTAIGLPVEMIIVLTPISAIADMARTATNVTASGSTGLLVARFEKVLNLDQYYEGDGQEGKAYANS; this is encoded by the coding sequence ATGGTAGATGTATTTGCATTAATTACGATTCTATTATTATTCTTTGTGTTACGCTGGCAGGCGAGTCAGGGCAAATCCTTTACGGTGCGGGTTTTGACCGCGACATTTTTAGGAATCGGCGCTGGCTTGGTCTTTGCTGGTCATACGGCCTACGTGGGGGCGATTGGTACCATATACGCTCATTTATTGAAGGCGATTGTGGTACCGGTCCTCTTCTTCTCGATTATCTCAACGGTTTCTTCATTAGGAAACCTAAAAACTTTAACCACAATTGGGGCTAAGACTATCGGCGTGCTTTCCTTGCACAATGTTTTAGCCTCAGTGACCACTATTGTTGTGGCTTTGACCTTAGGGGTAGGGCGTAACGCGCACATTGACCTCCCCAGCAATGTGGAAGTTAAGGAAGTTCCGACTCTCACCCAAGCGGTGATTAATTTCTTCCCGCAAAATATTATTGAGGATGCAGCCAATAACCGGGTGATTCCTATTATTGTCTTTTCCTTATTTGTTGGGATTGCTATTCTGACTTATCAAAATAAGGCAGAAATCAAGGCTTTCACTGATTTTATCGATGCTGGCCACCAAGTGATCTTCAAAGTAGCGGCTTTGATTACCCGCTTTACCCCCTATGCCGTGTTAGCGCTCTTAACGGACAAGGTCGGTGGCTTGAACTTAGCCTCCTTAGGGTCTCTATTATTAGCTTTAACGACTCTCTACCTAGTCACTCTCTTCCATTCATCAGTGACTACTGGGGCAATTATTGGCCTCTTGGGTCGGCTGAATCCCTGGATCTATTTAAAACGTTTCTTCTCAGTATGGATGATTGCTTTTTCAACCCAAAGTTCAGTAGGCTCGGTTCCTGCTAATGTTAGTGCCCAAAAGGAGATGGGGGTTCCAGAACATATCGCTTCCTTTACTTCTTCTATTGGAACAACTTTTGGGATGCCAGGTTGTGCAGCAGCTTGGCCGGTCCTCTTAGCTATCTTTACCATTAATGCTCTAGGGTTGGATTTTGGTCTACTTGATTATCTTTATATGGTGGTTGTTGCCCTCTTAGTATCAGCGGGGACAGTCGGCGTTCCCGGCACGGCGACCATTACTGCAACGGCTATGTTTACTGCTATTGGCCTACCGGTAGAAATGATTATTGTATTAACTCCAATTTCAGCCATTGCCGATATGGCTAGAACCGCAACCAACGTCACTGCTTCGGGTTCTACCGGCCTTCTAGTTGCTCGTTTCGAAAAAGTCTTAAACCTTGACCAATACTATGAAGGAGATGGGCAAGAGGGCAAGGCTTATGCCAATTCCTAA
- the brnQ gene encoding branched-chain amino acid transport system II carrier protein, with protein MTIKTKDILIIGFALFAIFFGAGNLIFPPYLGIVSGESWLSAALGFLTSDPFFPILGVLVTIYLGGRANDLGKRIHPQFGTVLAGIAIILIGPLFSVPRTGATTHEVFIQSLWPNIPIWLSSLVFFALTAYLALNPSKVINNIGKYLTPGILIILFFLVLVTLFNPPAAAAPSQISQTFAYGFKEGYQTMDALGASLMASVVMSELRARGYSDKKTQIKAGALVGLVAFVLLAVVYLSLTYAGSTVSSLMSANIDRTASFNGTVTAILGQWGHLIMGICVALACLTTAIGLTSAFSNFFVEVSKGRWSYQAITLVAVAIEFLISLLGTNQIIYLASFVLTTIYPIFMVLILFSVFDRKISYDLTYTGAVIGAGAVGLTQALAGTGLGVFESLFGPLAQFTYQLPLSQLGLEWLLPALLVAGTFSLYAALKNKESASH; from the coding sequence ATGACAATAAAAACCAAAGACATTTTAATTATCGGCTTTGCCCTCTTTGCGATCTTTTTTGGCGCTGGGAATTTAATCTTTCCTCCTTACCTAGGGATCGTCAGTGGGGAAAGTTGGCTGAGTGCTGCCCTAGGCTTTCTCACCTCAGACCCCTTCTTTCCGATTTTAGGGGTCTTAGTGACAATCTACTTAGGGGGACGGGCTAATGACCTAGGTAAGCGAATCCACCCTCAATTCGGGACTGTCCTAGCCGGAATCGCTATTATCTTAATCGGGCCGCTCTTTTCAGTTCCGCGGACTGGTGCAACCACCCATGAGGTCTTTATCCAATCCCTATGGCCCAATATTCCGATTTGGCTAAGCAGTCTGGTTTTCTTTGCTTTGACCGCTTATCTGGCCTTAAATCCAAGTAAAGTGATTAATAATATCGGTAAATATCTTACCCCCGGGATTCTAATTATTCTCTTTTTCTTAGTTTTGGTTACCCTATTCAATCCGCCAGCAGCTGCAGCTCCCAGTCAAATTAGCCAAACCTTCGCCTATGGCTTTAAAGAAGGCTATCAAACCATGGATGCTCTAGGAGCCTCTTTAATGGCAAGCGTCGTCATGTCAGAATTAAGGGCACGTGGCTACAGCGACAAGAAGACCCAGATAAAGGCCGGCGCCTTAGTCGGACTAGTTGCCTTTGTTCTCTTAGCTGTGGTTTATCTCTCCCTGACTTACGCTGGTTCAACGGTTTCCAGCTTGATGAGCGCGAATATCGACCGCACGGCCAGTTTCAATGGCACGGTGACCGCGATCCTAGGGCAATGGGGGCACTTGATTATGGGAATTTGTGTAGCCCTCGCTTGTTTAACCACCGCAATTGGGCTCACCTCTGCCTTTAGTAACTTCTTTGTGGAAGTCTCCAAGGGACGTTGGTCCTACCAAGCCATCACCCTGGTAGCTGTCGCCATTGAATTTTTGATTTCTCTCTTAGGGACTAACCAGATCATTTACCTGGCTTCCTTTGTCTTAACCACCATCTATCCTATTTTCATGGTGCTGATTCTCTTCTCCGTCTTTGACCGAAAAATCAGCTATGACTTAACCTATACGGGAGCCGTTATTGGCGCTGGGGCCGTGGGTCTGACTCAAGCCTTGGCTGGCACTGGATTAGGGGTTTTCGAAAGCCTCTTTGGCCCACTCGCCCAATTCACTTACCAGCTTCCTCTTAGTCAACTGGGGTTAGAATGGCTTCTGCCAGCATTATTAGTCGCTGGCACCTTCAGTCTCTACGCTGCCTTGAAAAATAAAGAATCAGCAAGCCATTAA
- a CDS encoding rhodanese-related sulfurtransferase has protein sequence MSKDYRVLLYYKYQDIEDPDQFAKKHLVFCKRIGLRGRILVSEEGINGTVSGTIKQTDQYMDHLHAIPGFEDVWFKIDEADDYAHKKMFVRSRNEIVSLSLDDDLSPLDITGDYLKPEEFHQALLDEDTVVLDTRNDYEYDLGHFKGAIRPDIRSFRELPQWVRDNKEKFMDKKVAVYCTGGVRCEKFSGWMLREGIGDKVGQLEGGIDTYGKDPKVQGDLWEGKMYVFDERISVPINHVNPTIISKDHYDGQACARYVNCANPECNKQFFSSKENEDKYLRGCSAECRRHPRNLYVKEHELTEAEWEERLNAIGESLYAKQN, from the coding sequence GTGAGTAAAGACTATCGCGTATTACTATATTACAAGTACCAGGACATTGAAGATCCCGACCAATTCGCCAAGAAACACCTGGTTTTCTGTAAACGGATCGGCTTAAGGGGACGTATTCTCGTTAGTGAAGAAGGCATTAACGGCACTGTCTCAGGAACGATAAAACAAACCGACCAATATATGGACCACTTGCATGCCATTCCTGGATTTGAAGATGTTTGGTTCAAAATTGATGAGGCTGATGACTACGCCCATAAAAAGATGTTTGTTCGTTCCCGTAATGAAATTGTCTCTTTATCTTTGGATGATGACTTAAGTCCTCTAGATATCACTGGTGACTATTTGAAACCAGAAGAATTCCACCAAGCCCTCCTAGATGAAGACACCGTGGTCTTAGATACTCGTAACGATTATGAATATGACCTCGGTCACTTCAAAGGCGCCATCCGCCCTGACATCCGAAGTTTCCGTGAACTTCCCCAATGGGTAAGGGATAATAAAGAAAAGTTTATGGATAAGAAAGTAGCCGTCTACTGTACTGGAGGGGTTCGTTGCGAAAAATTCTCCGGTTGGATGCTCAGGGAAGGCATTGGCGATAAGGTTGGCCAACTTGAAGGCGGCATCGATACTTATGGCAAAGATCCCAAAGTACAAGGAGACTTGTGGGAAGGCAAGATGTATGTCTTTGACGAACGGATTTCTGTACCCATTAACCACGTCAACCCAACTATCATTTCAAAAGACCACTACGACGGCCAAGCTTGTGCCCGCTACGTTAACTGTGCTAACCCCGAATGCAATAAGCAATTCTTCTCTTCTAAGGAAAATGAAGATAAATACTTACGGGGTTGTTCAGCAGAGTGCCGCCGTCACCCACGCAATCTCTACGTCAAAGAACACGAACTCACTGAGGCAGAATGGGAAGAGCGACTTAATGCCATCGGAGAGTCCCTCTATGCCAAGCAAAATTAG
- a CDS encoding nitroreductase family protein: MTQFKDLAAKRRSIYHIGKNTDHTSQEIVDALKAVLKDVPTAFNSQTSRVVIAFGDKHQDLWDEIYQVQEGVLEGDMWEQMSGVIQGAKAGLGTILFFEDLNEVENMPANPERSTAYKENNSANHQYAAWLTLAELDLGATLQHFNIGYEQGFDKSIRQMFDLPDSYAMLAQMPFGSIETPAGDKDYIDQDEKVRVYE; this comes from the coding sequence ATGACACAATTTAAAGATCTTGCTGCTAAGCGTCGTTCGATTTACCATATTGGAAAGAATACCGACCACACTTCTCAAGAAATCGTTGACGCTTTAAAAGCAGTCTTAAAAGATGTGCCAACTGCCTTTAACAGCCAAACTTCACGTGTTGTGATTGCTTTTGGTGACAAGCACCAAGACTTATGGGATGAAATTTACCAAGTTCAAGAAGGTGTTTTAGAAGGCGACATGTGGGAACAAATGTCTGGCGTAATTCAAGGCGCTAAAGCAGGTTTAGGAACCATTCTCTTCTTTGAAGACTTAAATGAAGTAGAAAATATGCCTGCTAACCCAGAGCGCTCCACTGCCTATAAGGAAAATAACAGTGCTAACCACCAATACGCTGCTTGGTTAACCTTAGCTGAATTAGACTTAGGAGCAACCTTGCAACATTTTAATATTGGTTATGAACAAGGCTTCGATAAGTCCATTCGTCAAATGTTTGACTTGCCAGACTCATACGCTATGTTAGCGCAAATGCCATTTGGTTCGATTGAAACCCCAGCTGGCGACAAAGACTATATCGACCAAGATGAAAAAGTACGTGTTTACGAATAA
- a CDS encoding class II fructose-bisphosphate aldolase, translated as MAFLVNGNEILKDARRNHYAVGAYNTNNLEWTRALVSGAKETRTPLLIQVSTGAAKYMGGYKLVRDLVLNVMDSMDIDVPVILNLDHGDFESAKECIELGYSSVMFDGHKLPVEENLAKTKEIVRLAHERGIAVEAEIGKIGENQGGGELASVEDAIRFAEAGVDRLACGIGNIHGVYPEGWEGLNFDRLKEISDAVDVPLVLHGGSGIPQDQVKKAISLGIAKININTEFQLAFQKATREYIEAGHDQDRSNKGFDPRKLLRPGTDAITESMKEMISWMGTRPIDDRDSKFVFDEASLNEE; from the coding sequence ATGGCTTTTTTAGTAAATGGTAATGAAATTTTGAAGGACGCACGTCGCAATCATTATGCGGTTGGGGCCTACAATACAAACAATCTCGAATGGACCCGTGCCTTAGTTAGCGGGGCTAAAGAAACCAGAACCCCATTATTGATTCAAGTATCAACTGGTGCTGCTAAGTATATGGGTGGTTACAAATTAGTTCGTGACTTAGTCCTTAACGTGATGGATAGCATGGATATTGATGTTCCAGTTATCTTAAACTTGGACCATGGTGATTTCGAATCAGCCAAAGAATGTATCGAGTTAGGCTACTCTTCTGTTATGTTTGATGGTCATAAATTACCAGTTGAAGAAAACCTTGCTAAAACTAAAGAAATCGTTCGTTTAGCTCATGAACGTGGTATTGCTGTTGAAGCTGAAATCGGTAAAATTGGTGAAAACCAAGGCGGCGGTGAATTAGCTTCTGTTGAAGATGCAATTCGCTTTGCTGAAGCTGGCGTTGACCGTCTTGCTTGTGGTATCGGTAACATCCACGGTGTTTACCCAGAAGGTTGGGAAGGCTTAAACTTCGATCGCTTGAAAGAAATTTCTGACGCTGTTGATGTTCCGCTTGTTTTACACGGTGGTTCTGGTATTCCTCAAGACCAAGTGAAGAAAGCTATTTCTTTAGGTATTGCTAAGATCAACATCAATACTGAATTCCAATTAGCCTTCCAAAAAGCTACTCGTGAATACATCGAAGCTGGTCATGACCAAGACCGTTCAAACAAAGGTTTCGACCCACGTAAATTGTTAAGACCTGGTACTGACGCAATTACTGAATCCATGAAAGAAATGATTTCTTGGATGGGTACTCGTCCAATTGACGACAGAGACTCTAAATTTGTCTTCGATGAAGCTTCCTTAAACGAAGAATAA
- a CDS encoding N-acetylmuramoyl-L-alanine amidase has translation MKGKFFQEKKSKKTMHKSKGKWVVASLLLAGSLGAVSLSNEEVRANVNTLASQGIKNFSSSDFVGKDQLSENGQIKQASQDALKRIKGTWTKNSVDQVKGEIARQQAAGYQAYVVQWGDTLSVLAEATGQDLNSLAQANHLGNIHLIFTGDLLTGVLSPLSQNNDGTQSAKTVSPATTTSETSAQKAPASGQHQDQASADLSPAATEAAIEKDLAENVKITVLTPQGQAQAGVNSAQSNPQTESSESGLSGHIVENPASIDTALPEENAGKENQQTTEAKAEPEQNKTESVENPTVIDEKLEDADTNKDSEAQETKNKDQAPTEKLVKEKEVQAEANPKADNKEKDKAESSQPAPEETAKDKSETSQPAPEKTPEDKTNKEQEKPADEITSVSVQKTFIIQPGVRFVADDQLALGQEKTVQEGKEGKRVVETTVRSQAGKEIHRSEKTIEYVPAEDKVVHVGTKALSTKKILTQKVSIPFQTKYTDNNDYKAGSQKVLQKGENGEKTVTYEVTYQDGKEVSRQQIDEKVTKEPVDQIVQRGTKTPGPNQHIVSHGESLWSIAKRYGVTVDGIRKASGLSSNTLYTNQVLTIPKDQVGTVTTSLVYTVGPNETVNSIASAFGISPQALRSANGLTGNYLADGQELQIPNAPVRPMNIPQASDGIRTVMLDPGHGNWSGASYAGANEGTLNKNLADKLTRVLQSRGYRVLSARPGTSDTGLLQRSQIANESNADIFVSMHHNAMGAANRGKAQGIETYYYQYFNNYPSKINPYHNNAQRITNSAYLAKQIQNQLIGNTGAINRGVQTNTFAVLRETDIPAVLIEYGFGDNPQELSRLRNSNYQDKLVQATANAIDAYFNNVY, from the coding sequence ATGAAAGGCAAATTTTTCCAAGAGAAAAAGTCTAAAAAGACAATGCACAAATCAAAAGGCAAATGGGTCGTGGCTAGTTTACTCCTGGCCGGCTCACTAGGTGCGGTTTCATTAAGTAATGAAGAAGTTAGAGCCAATGTCAACACCCTGGCCAGTCAAGGAATTAAAAATTTTTCCAGTTCTGACTTTGTGGGTAAAGATCAACTGAGTGAAAATGGACAAATCAAACAAGCTAGTCAGGATGCACTCAAACGTATTAAAGGAACTTGGACCAAGAATAGTGTCGACCAGGTCAAAGGGGAAATCGCCCGCCAACAAGCAGCCGGCTACCAAGCTTACGTTGTTCAATGGGGAGATACTCTCAGCGTACTCGCTGAAGCGACTGGTCAAGACCTCAACAGCTTGGCTCAAGCTAACCATTTAGGCAATATCCACCTAATCTTTACTGGTGACTTATTAACTGGAGTTCTCTCCCCACTTAGCCAAAATAATGATGGGACTCAATCGGCTAAAACAGTTAGCCCAGCGACAACCACCAGTGAAACTAGCGCACAAAAGGCCCCAGCCAGCGGTCAACATCAAGACCAAGCCAGTGCTGACTTAAGCCCAGCAGCAACTGAGGCAGCTATTGAAAAAGACTTAGCTGAAAATGTGAAGATTACGGTCTTAACTCCTCAAGGCCAAGCACAAGCAGGCGTAAACAGCGCACAAAGCAATCCGCAAACGGAAAGCTCTGAAAGCGGTCTTAGCGGGCATATCGTAGAAAATCCTGCATCCATTGACACTGCCCTGCCAGAAGAAAACGCTGGTAAGGAAAATCAACAGACTACTGAAGCAAAGGCTGAACCAGAACAAAACAAGACAGAAAGTGTAGAAAATCCAACAGTTATTGATGAAAAATTAGAAGACGCCGATACAAACAAGGATTCAGAGGCTCAGGAAACTAAGAACAAAGACCAAGCGCCAACTGAAAAGTTAGTGAAGGAAAAAGAAGTTCAAGCAGAGGCCAATCCCAAAGCCGACAATAAGGAAAAGGACAAAGCTGAAAGCAGTCAACCGGCTCCAGAAGAAACAGCTAAGGACAAGTCCGAAACTAGTCAACCCGCTCCAGAAAAGACACCAGAAGACAAGACCAATAAGGAGCAAGAAAAGCCAGCTGACGAAATCACTTCAGTAAGCGTTCAAAAGACCTTCATTATCCAACCGGGCGTAAGATTTGTTGCTGATGATCAATTAGCTCTAGGACAAGAAAAAACTGTCCAAGAAGGCAAGGAAGGCAAACGCGTAGTTGAAACCACCGTCCGAAGCCAAGCAGGTAAAGAAATTCACCGTTCTGAAAAGACGATTGAATATGTTCCGGCTGAAGATAAAGTTGTCCATGTGGGTACTAAGGCATTAAGCACGAAAAAAATCCTTACCCAAAAAGTAAGCATTCCTTTTCAAACCAAGTATACCGACAATAATGACTACAAAGCTGGCAGCCAAAAAGTCTTACAAAAAGGTGAAAACGGTGAAAAGACCGTCACTTATGAAGTCACTTACCAAGACGGTAAGGAAGTCAGCCGTCAACAAATTGATGAAAAAGTGACTAAAGAACCCGTCGACCAAATCGTCCAACGGGGCACCAAGACGCCTGGCCCTAACCAACACATCGTTAGTCATGGCGAGTCACTCTGGTCCATCGCCAAAAGATATGGTGTCACAGTCGACGGCATTAGAAAAGCCAGTGGTTTAAGCAGTAATACGCTCTACACCAACCAAGTGCTTACTATTCCTAAGGATCAAGTAGGAACTGTAACCACCAGTTTAGTCTATACTGTCGGTCCTAACGAAACCGTTAATAGTATTGCTAGCGCCTTTGGCATCAGTCCTCAAGCGCTTCGGAGCGCGAATGGCCTCACTGGTAACTACCTTGCTGATGGCCAAGAACTACAAATTCCCAACGCCCCTGTGAGACCAATGAATATCCCGCAAGCCTCCGATGGGATTCGGACAGTCATGTTAGACCCAGGACACGGGAATTGGTCAGGAGCCTCTTATGCCGGGGCTAACGAGGGTACTCTGAATAAGAACCTCGCCGATAAATTAACCCGGGTCCTCCAAAGTCGCGGCTACCGCGTTCTCTCAGCCCGTCCAGGCACCAGTGATACCGGCTTGCTCCAACGTAGCCAAATTGCTAACGAGTCTAATGCTGACATCTTTGTTTCCATGCACCACAATGCCATGGGAGCAGCTAACCGCGGTAAGGCCCAAGGAATTGAAACCTATTACTACCAATACTTTAACAACTATCCATCTAAAATTAACCCTTACCACAACAATGCCCAACGGATTACCAATAGTGCTTACTTAGCTAAGCAAATTCAAAATCAATTGATTGGCAATACCGGGGCCATTAACCGGGGCGTCCAAACCAATACCTTTGCGGTTTTACGGGAAACTGACATTCCTGCCGTCTTGATTGAGTACGGCTTTGGTGATAATCCACAAGAGCTCAGTCGCTTGAGAAATTCAAATTACCAAGACAAGTTAGTTCAAGCAACCGCCAACGCAATTGACGCATACTTTAACAATGTTTATTAA
- a CDS encoding lipoprotein, protein MKKTLLFLTSLALLAGCQSNDQGAEAEQSNSATTSVQEKQNDTDPKDVGNAPLENVGDYTTRNEAKATLLAIHKPEGKQDIADNVSVSVNDIKIVELSDIKKDSMYDVTGYQNGDKIIQVNFTFDNQTDSQIDNIGMPKIVTSSGEQISPSNLIGDHTVLPKAKVDTGAFEKIKDADISGITLNWELYVTEPDFQKIPSNPLEISF, encoded by the coding sequence ATGAAGAAAACACTGTTATTTTTAACAAGTTTAGCATTACTTGCAGGATGCCAATCCAATGACCAAGGTGCCGAAGCTGAACAATCTAATTCAGCAACCACTTCGGTTCAGGAGAAACAAAATGATACGGATCCAAAGGACGTAGGTAATGCCCCTCTTGAAAATGTAGGAGACTATACCACGAGAAACGAAGCTAAAGCCACACTTCTAGCCATCCATAAGCCAGAAGGTAAGCAAGATATTGCTGACAATGTTTCTGTTTCAGTAAATGATATTAAAATTGTAGAATTATCTGATATTAAAAAAGATTCAATGTACGATGTTACTGGATACCAAAATGGTGATAAAATCATTCAAGTAAACTTTACTTTTGATAACCAGACCGATTCGCAAATTGATAATATTGGTATGCCTAAAATTGTAACTTCCTCCGGTGAACAAATTTCACCTTCAAATCTTATTGGCGATCACACTGTTCTGCCTAAAGCTAAGGTTGATACCGGCGCATTCGAAAAAATTAAAGATGCCGATATTTCAGGGATCACTTTAAATTGGGAACTATATGTTACCGAGCCTGATTTCCAAAAAATCCCATCCAATCCTTTAGAAATTAGTTTCTAG
- a CDS encoding PH domain-containing protein produces MAFNLNSLMQGALGNFSQKDQQELTEEYGDFLFKDEEIYSGYQLIRDAIIFTNIRIILVDKQGASGKKTAFRSLYLSHIVDVEMESAGLAFDDSEITITYLNNIYRRPREEETETVTFEFPKQTDILPLYRFLGNLVVENRREINQ; encoded by the coding sequence ATGGCTTTTAATTTGAATAGCTTAATGCAAGGAGCCCTGGGAAACTTTTCCCAAAAAGACCAGCAAGAATTGACTGAAGAATACGGCGATTTTCTTTTTAAAGATGAAGAAATTTATTCCGGCTACCAATTGATCCGGGACGCCATCATTTTTACTAATATTCGGATCATCTTAGTCGATAAACAAGGCGCTAGCGGGAAGAAAACTGCCTTCCGTTCCCTTTACCTCAGCCATATCGTTGATGTCGAAATGGAGAGTGCCGGCTTGGCCTTTGATGATAGTGAAATCACCATCACTTATCTCAATAACATTTACCGTCGCCCCCGTGAGGAAGAAACAGAGACGGTGACCTTTGAATTTCCTAAGCAAACTGACATCTTGCCGCTCTACCGCTTCTTAGGTAACCTAGTCGTAGAAAATCGCCGCGAGATTAACCAATAA